One Rissa tridactyla isolate bRisTri1 chromosome 1, bRisTri1.patW.cur.20221130, whole genome shotgun sequence DNA segment encodes these proteins:
- the TAF1D gene encoding TATA box-binding protein-associated factor RNA polymerase I subunit D — translation MTDTDESQASDTDYPELICSRQKEPYKVHACETNKQLECSRSRQKNVAPEESSDELNSICNSSAEVLLDSSDSESDVSAAVGNEYHPKCSIGASEEKRRSQSSKQRADESAAAMPDNESSSDSSLSPPSPVKASETSTKQKSKFNLKAIFAYHFRGKKFKAAAHRKYKCGSSKNKKRYESTQMPTGRPPLTASPQEQKRRLLHRGFHFPFVEKHYGKKHIPLKMVLGYEQAAAKGYFQYIEMLKYEEHLRKALKALQANEDLERECLAVRKHKYLDDEGPISPIQEMNHDDDGLNSDNPEDFDARVVENSSFIISSKMPSKKKIKARKKSCKIN, via the exons ATGACTGATACAGATGAGTCCCAGGCTTCTGACACTGATTACCCTGAGCTGATATGCAGCCGGCAGAAAGAACCATATAAGGTACATGCAtgtgaaacaaataaacaactgGAATGTTCACGTTCAAGGCAGAAGAATGTTGCTCCTGAGGAGTCTTCAGATGAGCTTAACAGTATATGTAATTCTTCAGCTGAGGTTTTACTGGACAGCAGTGATTCAGAAAG tgatgtttctgctgctgttggcaaTGAGTACCATCCTAAGTGCTCCATTGgagcttcagaggaaaaaaggagatcTCAATCTTCAAAGCAACGAGCTGATGAATCTGCTGCAGCAATGCCTGACAATGAAAGCTCTTCAGATTCTTCTCTGTCCCCTCCGAGTCCAGTGAAAGCATCTGAAACTTCCACGAAGCAGAAGTCAAAATTCAATTTGAAAGCGATTTTTGCATATCACTTCAGGGGAAAGAAGTTTAAGGCTGCTGCGCACCGAAAATATAAGTGTGGCTCAAGCAAGAACAAGAAGAGGTACGAGAGCACGCAGATGCCTACAGGGAGGCCACCACTGACAGCCTCACCTCAAGAGCAAAAGAGAAGGCTTCTACACAGAggctttcatttcccttttgttGAAAAACATTATGGAAAGAAACATATTCCCTTAAAGATGGTTCTTGGCTATGAG CAAGCAGCTGCAAAGGGATATTTCCAGTACATTGAAATGCTTAAATATGAAGAACATCttagaaaagctttaaaagcCCTTCAGGCTAATGAAGACCTAGAAAGAGAATGCCTGGCGGTAcggaaacacaaatatttagatGATGAAGGCCCCATTTCACCTATTCAGGAGATGAA tcatGATGATGATGGCTTGAATTCTGATAATCCAGAAGACTTCGATGCCAGAGTAGTG GAGAACAGCTCTTTCATTATAAGCAGCAAAATgcccagtaagaaaaaaatcaaagccagaaaaaaatcatgcaaaatcAATTGA